The genomic stretch CGCACTCGTGCCGGCACTTCCGTCGGCCCTCCCGCCGATGCCCTCGCCATGCGGCTGCGCACCGCCAACTGCACGACCGCCCGCACCAGCGTGCGGACGCGCCGTCGTTCGGTGTCGTCGGTCAGCATGTCCTGCATCCAGTGCAGGGCCTGGACAACACGCATGGCGGGCCGGCCGGCCCAATAGAGGCGACTTGGCGCGGCGTACCTGAACCGAATCCAATTTCCCAACGTCAACTCTCGGTATGAAGGGCCGCGCGAGGCCTGTTGGCGATTACCTTCCTCTCGAACGATGCAACCTTGATCTCCGCTTCGCGCCTTCGGTCCTTCGCGATGTCGTGACTGTTCTGCATCCGCATGAGGGTGTCCATCGACACGCCGAACGCCTTCTCGATCCGCAACGCCATCTCCGGCGACAGGCGCGCACTCTCGTTCAGAACGGCCGACAGTGCCGCCCGCGTGACGCCAAGAGCCTTGGCCGCGGCCGTCACCGAAAGACCGATAGCTTCGATGACCTCATACCTCACGAACCCGCCGGGATGCGGAGGGTTCTTCATCCGGATGCTTTGGGCAGGTTTCATGTTTGTCTCTCAGTGGTAATCCTCGTAGTCGAGTTTGACGCTGCCACCCACTCAAACAACTCGCCACCATGGCGCTGCAAGGACATCCGGCGCCAGCCATTCCGTCGTGTCGCCCGCGTGCAGCAACAAACCCGCCCGGACTTGTCCGCGATACTCGGCGCGGAACGTGCGCAGGTGCCGGGTGTCGCCCAGGCCAGGACGCGGGGTTGCCTTGATCTCGATGGGCAGGAGTCCATCGGCGGTTTCCAGGACGAAGTCCACTTCCTCGCCGGCCGCGGTGCGCCAGTGGAGAATCTCGGCCCGCGGGAGACGGGAGTCGCGCCACACGAGCAGGTCGTTGAGCACGACATTCTCCAGGAAAGCGCCGGTAGGCTCTCCGCCGGCCAGATGCAGGGCAACACCGGTGTCGCTCCAGTAGAGCTTCGGCGCCTTCATCAAGCGCTTGGTGCGGTTGACGGCGTAGGCCGGCACGCGCACGAGCAGGCAGGACGTTTCCAGGAGATTGAGGTAGCGGTGCACCGTGGCCTGCGGCAGCGCGATGTCGCGGCCCAATGCCGTCTGGTTGACCGTCTGGCCGACACACAGGCTGGCGGCGCGCATCAGGCGGCGAAAGTCCGGCAGGGACGCTACCGAAGAAAGCTGCAGCAGGTCGCGTTCCAGGTAGGTGCGCACGTATCCATCGAACCAGATGGCGCGTTTCTCGTCGTTTTCGAGATGCAAGGCGGGAGTCGGAAAGCCGCCGCGCCGGGCCAGCGCCTGCCAGTCCTCGGGGTCGGAGGCACCATCCGTGACAACCTCCAGCCACGCCGTGTCGGGAGCGGCGAGCAATTGCTCCCATAAGTCCGCAGGTGCCCAAGCCAAGCTGCTCGCGCCGCGACATGGGCCACAGCGAAAGATGGCTGGCGCGGCCCGCCAGCGACTCGGAGACTTGGTGCATCAACAGCAGGTTGGCCGAGCCGGTCAACAGAAACTGGCCCGGGCGGCGATGGCGGTCAATTTCCATCTTGACCGCGGTCAAGAGCGCGGGGGCACGCTGCACCTCATCCAGTGTAACGGGAGTCTCACCACCCACCAGCGCCGGCGGATCGCGCACGGCGGCGTCCAGCACGTCGAAGTCGTCCAACGAGATAAAGCGTCGCTCGCGGGACACCAACGGACCGGCCAAGGTGCTCTTTCCTGTCTGCCGGGCGCCGCTGATCACCACCGCCGGCATGGTACGCAGAGATTGCTCAAGGCGGAGCCCGATCAGTCGTGGGAGAAAATCATTCATGGCATGAATGATATCCATTCACCGACTGAAACGCTACCCCCGCGGTCGATGCGGCGCAGATCGCTCCGTCACGGTGTGGGGCACGTAGCCGAGGATGGCGTTCCTCCACAAGATCAAACGACAGTCTTCTGGAACTATGGCGGATCCTTCTCCAGCAGCCGCTCCAGATGCGCTTCGATATTCATTCGCTCATGGAAGACCTCAACGACTTCGAGCGTCTCTCGCCTTTCCCGCAGAATCAAGTAATGTGACCCCTCGCGGACGTAGGTGAGGCCAGCCGCCTCCCGCGTGTCACGCATGAGGCGCTCGCAGGGCCGTGCCGCCAAGCCTCGTCCCAGAGCCAGGTCGGTAAGTCGTCGAGTCAACCGCGCCGCGTAGGCGTCGGCTTGTGCCGCTCCAAACCGCTCAATGGTGTAATCGAATATGTCGGCCAGCCGGGCAAGCGCAACCGGCGCGTAGACAACCGTCTTCATGTATTGCGGCGCCGCGTTTTCGCCTCCTGGAGAATGCCTCCGATGACGCTCGTGGGATCGCCTGTCCGACCTTCTCCTCGGTCGAGTTGATCCAGGCCGACGCCGATCCGGGCTCGAAGCTCGGTCAACTGATCCAGAAATTTCCGACGCTGCAGTTCACGAAGACCGTCCCGAACTACCTCGCTGGCGTTATTGTAGGCTCCTGCCGCGATCAGGTCGTCGACGAATTGCGCAAGCTGGGGAGTGAGTGCAACATTTCGGGCATGAGTTGCGGGCATGTCCTGACCTCCGTTTTGTTTACTGGAAGCCTACCATAGGGTGGCAAAAACTGACACCCTCCCTGTCCCCGGCGTGCCATGATTGATATCCATTCATCGGCTGAAACGCTGTCGACCGTGTCGACCCGCGAGCCAGCTCGTCGCTGGCATTTGCTTCACGAACTGACTCCCGCAGTCCATGCCCGTTTCCTTGATCGACCCCGGGAATCCTGTTAGACGCCAAATTTGGGTCCCACGCTCTCACGAGCCATGGAAGCGCCTTACGACAGCCAGTCCGAAACCTCCGACGCGCTCATCGAGCGCCTCGCCCAGGCGGTGCATGCCCGGCGCATGACGGTGCCGGCGATCCTGTTTCTCGAAGCCCACAAACCGCTGACGTCGCTGTTCCACACGGCGGCGGTGATGAGCCTGCCGATGATGCTGCCGCTGTTCGGCGCGAAGGCGCGGGAGCTGCCGGCGTTTCTCCAGTCGCGGGACAACGTGGAGCGGCTCATCCGGCGCATCGAGGAACTGGCCGGAGAAGGCGGAGGCGGCTGATGGGCGGCTTCGAGAACGCCACTCCGGGAGTGCTGGTGGTGATGGCCCTGATGATCGGGCCGGTGCTCTACTACATCCGCGTGGCGCGGCGGCGGAAGGACCTCTACGTGCGCCGGCTGGCGGGGGTGGACGCCATCGACGAGGCCGCCGGGCGCGCGGCGGAGCTGGGGCGTCCGCTGTCCTTCTCCACCGGCCTCACCAACGTCAGCCCGGTCCTGTACGCCTGCTTGGGCGTGCTCTACTACGTGGCGCGCAAGGCGGCGCAGTACCGCTCGCGCCTGCTGGTGCCCCAGAACACCCCGGAGGTCATGGCCATCGCCGAGGACGTGCTGCGCGAAGCCTACCGCGCCGAGGGCCGCTCGGCCCAGTTCGACCCGCGCAACATCCGTTTCCTCTCCGAGGAACAGTTCGCCTTCGCCGCGGGCTACATCGGGATGGTGCAGCGGGAGCGCGTGGCCGGCGCCTTTCTCTTCGGCCACTTCGCCGCCGAATCGCTGATCCTGGCCGAGGCGGGGCAGCAGGTGGGCGCCATGCAGGTGGGCGCCTCGGTAAGCCCCGAGCAGGTGGCGTTCTTCATCGCGGCGTGCGACTACACCCTCATCGGCGAGGAACTGTTCGCCGCCTCGGCCTACCTCACCCGTGAGCCGGTCCAGCTCGGCAGCCTCTACGGGCAGGACCGCGCCAAGCTCTTCCTGTTCCTGATGATCCTGGCCGGGGTGGGCATCGCCACCCTGAACAGCCTGTGGCCCGAGCTGGGCCTCACCAACCTGGGCACGCTCATGCACGTCGGCTGGGGGTTCGGGTCGTGAACGTGCGGGCGCGCCTGATCAAGCTCGTCACGTTCCTGGGCGGCATCTATTTCTTCCTGGAGTTCGTGCTCCCGGGCACCGTGTTCGGGGTCAAGGTCGACACCTACCACGACCAGATCTCCAACGGCTTCATCACCGTGGGGGCCATGGCCGCGGGGCTGGGGCTCATCAACCTGCTCATGCAGCACGGCTCGCGCATCGTCTTCCGGCGCCGGGAGTGGTTCTACAGCGTGACGCTGCTTTCCGGCCTCGCCATCATGATCGTCGTGACGGTCCAGGACTGGCGCGGTACCGGGCGGGTGGCGGAGGAAGTAGCGGGTATTTCCCGGCTGGCGGACTTCGCCGGACGCATCCGGTCGGACCACGAAAACGCGGCCGAGGGCGTGCTGCCCGCGCCCGCGCGCAACCGCAGCCTGCGGGAAGCGTTGAACCGCCTGCTGGCGCGCATCGAAGACGAGGCCGGCGCCTTCGACCTCGCGCGTTTCGTGCAAGGGAGCATCGACCACGGACTCGCGCGGGGCTACCTGGCGGAGGTGGGGAACCGCGCCGGGGCGGCGCGCGCCGCGGCCGAACGGCTCACCGTGGCCGACGGCGTGGCGCCGGACCTAGCCGCCAACGCGGCGGTCGTGCGCGCCCTGCGCGGCCTCGCCGAGAACTGGCGCAACCTGCGCAACCTCGAGTACGAGTACTCCACGCCCAAGCACGTCTACCGGCTGCTCTTCGAAGGGCTGTTCGTGGCCCTGGGCTCGGCCATGTTCTCGCTCCTGGGCTTCTACATCGCGGCCGCGGCCTACCGCGCCTTCCGGGTGCGCTCCGCCGAATCGTCGCTCATGATGATCGCCGCGGTGCTGGTGATGCTCGGGCAGATCCCCTTCGGCGTGTGGATCTGGTCCGGGCTGCCGGACCTCCGGCTGTGGCTCCTGGAGATACCCAACTCGGCCGCGTTCCGCGCCATCACCTTCGGTGCCGGGGTGGCGGGACTGGTGATGGCGTTCCGCATGTGGTTCTCCATCGAATCGGAGTCCTTCGACCGGGAGGAACGCTGACGTGAACCTCGCCCGGCTCGACCGCCGCTGGATCTACCTCTTGGTCTTCCTGGCCCTGAGCGCGCCCATCGTGACGCAGTACACGGTGCAGCCGGCGCGCATGAGCGACGCGGAGCGGTTCTTCGAGGTGGTGGAAGGCATCGAGACGGCGCCCGGTCGCTACGCCTTCGTGGCCATGGACTTCGGCCCCAGCACCAAGGGCGAGAACCAGCCGCAGGCGCGCGCGGTGGTGGAACACCTGATGCGCCGGCGCATCCCGGTGATCCTGTTCTCGCTCTATCACCTCGCCGAGCCGTTCCTCAAGTCCATCCCCGAGGAGGTGGCGCGCCAGCTCGAGCGCGAAAACCCCGGCGAGACCTGGGAGTACGGCCGCGACTGGATCAACCTGGGCTACCGGCCCGGAGCACGCATCCTGATCCAGGCGATTCCCAAGTCGGAGAACCTGGCCGAGCTGTTCCAGAAGGACGCCCGCGGCAACCGCATCTCCGAGCTGCCCGCGTTCAGCGAACTGCGCACGCTGCGCCAGATCGCCTTTCTCGCCGAGTTCACCGGCCTGGTGGACGCGTTCGACAACTACGTGCAGTTTTTCACCAGCAAAGACTACACCCCCGCCTTCGGCCACGGCTGCACCTCCATCACCATCCCGGAGGCGTTCATCTACCTGGACTCGGGACAGATCCAGGGCCTGCTGGGCGGGCTGGCCGGGGCCGCATGGTACTCGGAGCTGCTGAGCCGGCACTACCCCGAGCGCCCGGTGGACGAGTCGCTGATGCTCAACACCGGGCTGGGGGTGGCCCAGCTCGTGGTCATCGCGTTCATCGTGCTGGGGAACCTGGCGGGCCTGTTCGGGCGCCGAAGGGAAGGGTCCTGACCCATGACCAGCCTGGACGCCTGGCACGTGGCCACGGTGCTCGTGGGGGGCATCGGGACGCTCGCCGTCTTCAGCTTCCTGATCAAGGAGAACCCCTTCTTCCGGTTCTTCGAGCACCTGTTCATCGGCATTGCCGCGGGTTTCCTCCTGGTACTGGGCATCAAGAACTTCCTCTGGCCCAAGGTGCTGGTGCCGATGCTGGGCCTGGATATCGTGACCTACCCGGACGGCAGCCTCTCCCACGAGTACGACCCGCGGCTCCTGCTCTACCTCCTGCCCATGGTGTTCGGGCTGTTCTACTACTTCCTGTACTCGCGGCGGTACGCTTGGCTCGCCAAGCTGGTCATCGGCTTCTCCCTGGGAGTGAGCGGCGGGCTGGCCTTCAAGGGTTTCTTCAACCAGATCATGCCCCAGGTGGTGAGCAGCTTCCGGCCCCTGGTGGTGTTCGAGGAGGGCGTCCTGGCGGTGGGCGCCAGCCTGGAGAACGCGTTCTTCATCTTCACGCTGCTGGCGGTCATGTACTACTTCTTCTTCTCGTTCCGGCACGGGAACCGCGCCGCCGACGGCGTCGCCCTCTCGGGCCGCTGGCTGCTCATGGTGTGCTTCGGCGCGTTCTTCGGCTCCACGGTCATGGCGCGCACGGCGCTGCTGGTGGAGCGGGTGCAGTTCCTGCTCATCGACTGGTACGGCGCGCTGGCGGGGCTGATCGCATGAAGACGGATCCCGTCTCCCTGCGCACCGTGCTGGTCACGGACTGCGGCTCCACCACCACCAAGGCGCTGCTGTTCGAGAAGACCGGAGAAGGCTGGCGCCAGACGCACCGCGGCGAGGCGCCCACCACGGTGGAGCAGCCGGTGGCGGACGTGACCGTCGGCGCGCGCAACGCCTTCGCCGAGGTGGAAGAGATCAGCGGACGGACGATCCTCATGTCCGACGCCGGGCAGGACGGCGGGGCGCCGTTCCTCGAATCGGGCGAAGACCGCGCCCACGGCATTGACCTCTACCTCTCCACCAGCTCCGCCGGCGGCGGGTTGCAGATGACCGTGGCCGGGGTGGTGCGGCAGATGAGCGCGGAGTCCGCGGAACGGGCGGCCCTGAGCGCCGGCGCCATCGTCATGGACGCCATCTCCGCGGACGACGGGCGCGAGGACCACGAGCGCATCCAGCGGCTGCGGCAACTGCGGCCCGACATCGTGCTGCTCACCGGCGGCGTGGACGGCGGCTCCCAGGAGCACGTGGTGGAGATGGCGGAGACCCTGGTGGCGGCGTCGCCGCGGCCCCGGTTCGGCGACACGCTGCGACTGCCGGTGATCTACGCGGGCAACCACGAAGCCGTGGACGATGTCCGCCGCATCCTGGAGAAGACCGCGCAGATGGCGGTGGTGGACAACGTGCGCCCGGACCTCGACGCCGAGAACCTCGGTCCGGCGCGGGAGGCCATCCACGAGTTCTTCCTCACCCACGTCATGAGCCACTCGCCGGGCTACGACAAGCTGCTGCGCTGGACGCCGGTGCCGGTGATGCCCACGCCCGCGGCCGTGGGCGACATGGTGCGGGAGCACGCCGTGAGCACCGGACAGGCGGTGTTGTGCGCGGACATCGGCGGCGCCACCACCGACGTGTTCAGCGTGTTCGAGAACCGGGACGGCGAGCCGGCGTTCAACCGCACGGTGAGCGCCAACCTGGGCATGAGCTACTCCGTGGCCAACGTGCTGATCGAGGCCGGCGTCGAAGGCATCCGCCGTTGGCTCCCCTACGAGATCCAGCCCTCGGAGATCCGCGACCGGTTGCGCAACAAGATGATCCGGCCCACCTCGATTCCGCAGACTCTGGAGGACCTGTGGCTGGAGCAGGCGGTGTGCCGGGAGGCCCTGCGCCTGGCGCTGGTGCACCACCGCTCCCTGGCGGTGGGGCTCGGCGGCGTGCAGCAGCAGCGCGGCATCGCCGACATCTTCTCGCAGACCGCGAGCCGCGCGGGCCTGGTGGACATGATGCGCCTGGACTTGGTGATCGGCTCCGGCGGCGTCCTGAGCCACGCCCCGGACCGCCTGAGCGCCGCGCTCATGATCCTGGAGGGGTTCGGGCTGCTGGGCTTCACGCAGATCGCCGTCGACTCCATCTTCATGATGCCCCACCTGGGCGTGTTCGCCTCGATCCATCCCGAAGCCGCGCGCGAGATATTCCTGCGCGACTGCCTCGTGAACGTGGCCCACGCGGTGGTGCCCGTGTTCCCGCGCAAGCGCCCGGCGGGCTCGGTGCTCGCGGAAGTGTTCGTCAACGGCGAACCCGCCGAACCCTTCAAGGCGGGCGTACTGGAGCGCATCGGCCTGGAACCCGGCGCCGCCACCCGGCTCGTGGTCCGGCCCGCGCGCGGATCCATCGACGTGGGCGCCGGCCCGGGCATGCCCCTGGACCGGGAATTCACCGCGGGCATCTGCGGCGTCATCCTCGACGGCCGCAACCGGCCTCTTCAAACCGCTCCGTCCGTGGACGAGCAAGCGGCGGAGCGCCGGGCCGTCATGGCCGGACTGGGGCTCATCGAATCATGACCCAGGCGCTCACACCCACGCTGCAGGTGGTGGCCGAAACCGTGGTGCGGAAGACCCGGGAGCTTCCGGTGCCGGGCCGCATCCTGTGCGCCCCCGGCGACGCCGTGGCCGCCGATACGGTGGTGGCGCGCGCGGAACTGCCGGGCGACCTTTCCATCCTGCGCA from Deltaproteobacteria bacterium encodes the following:
- a CDS encoding DUF4143 domain-containing protein gives rise to the protein MLAAPDTAWLEVVTDGASDPEDWQALARRGGFPTPALHLENDEKRAIWFDGYVRTYLERDLLQLSSVASLPDFRRLMRAASLCVGQTVNQTALGRDIALPQATVHRYLNLLETSCLLVRVPAYAVNRTKRLMKAPKLYWSDTGVALHLAGGEPTGAFLENVVLNDLLVWRDSRLPRAEILHWRTAAGEEVDFVLETADGLLPIEIKATPRPGLGDTRHLRTFRAEYRGQVRAGLLLHAGDTTEWLAPDVLAAPWWRVV
- a CDS encoding type II toxin-antitoxin system ParD family antitoxin, which produces MPATHARNVALTPQLAQFVDDLIAAGAYNNASEVVRDGLRELQRRKFLDQLTELRARIGVGLDQLDRGEGRTGDPTSVIGGILQEAKTRRRNT
- a CDS encoding type II toxin-antitoxin system RelE/ParE family toxin, with the protein product MKTVVYAPVALARLADIFDYTIERFGAAQADAYAARLTRRLTDLALGRGLAARPCERLMRDTREAAGLTYVREGSHYLILRERRETLEVVEVFHERMNIEAHLERLLEKDPP
- a CDS encoding glutamate mutase L; translated protein: MKTDPVSLRTVLVTDCGSTTTKALLFEKTGEGWRQTHRGEAPTTVEQPVADVTVGARNAFAEVEEISGRTILMSDAGQDGGAPFLESGEDRAHGIDLYLSTSSAGGGLQMTVAGVVRQMSAESAERAALSAGAIVMDAISADDGREDHERIQRLRQLRPDIVLLTGGVDGGSQEHVVEMAETLVAASPRPRFGDTLRLPVIYAGNHEAVDDVRRILEKTAQMAVVDNVRPDLDAENLGPAREAIHEFFLTHVMSHSPGYDKLLRWTPVPVMPTPAAVGDMVREHAVSTGQAVLCADIGGATTDVFSVFENRDGEPAFNRTVSANLGMSYSVANVLIEAGVEGIRRWLPYEIQPSEIRDRLRNKMIRPTSIPQTLEDLWLEQAVCREALRLALVHHRSLAVGLGGVQQQRGIADIFSQTASRAGLVDMMRLDLVIGSGGVLSHAPDRLSAALMILEGFGLLGFTQIAVDSIFMMPHLGVFASIHPEAAREIFLRDCLVNVAHAVVPVFPRKRPAGSVLAEVFVNGEPAEPFKAGVLERIGLEPGAATRLVVRPARGSIDVGAGPGMPLDREFTAGICGVILDGRNRPLQTAPSVDEQAAERRAVMAGLGLIES
- a CDS encoding HigA family addiction module antitoxin — its product is MKPAQSIRMKNPPHPGGFVRYEVIEAIGLSVTAAAKALGVTRAALSAVLNESARLSPEMALRIEKAFGVSMDTLMRMQNSHDIAKDRRREAEIKVASFERKVIANRPRAALHTES